The Apodemus sylvaticus chromosome 5, mApoSyl1.1, whole genome shotgun sequence genome has a segment encoding these proteins:
- the LOC127685575 gene encoding olfactory receptor 10AG1-like, whose translation MKFTEIRAEDNASTVTEFLLLGFSDLPNLQGILFVMFSIIYLIIVIGNSFIIVITRIDPALQKPMYFFLANFSTLEICYVSVTLPRILFNIATQDRNISVLSCATQMCFFLMLGATECFLLAVMSYDRYVAICNPLHYPLVMNPTKCTQLAAGSWLGGIPVQIGQTCQIFSLHFCSSNQIEHFFCDLPPILKLACGDTSMHELSVYLVAMLFVAFPFTLILASYSKIIATILRLPTATGRAKAFSTCSSHLVVVFLFFGSATVTYLRPKSTHSPGTDKLLSLFYTIVTPMFNPLIYSLRNKEVIAALRKMLLIK comes from the coding sequence ATGAAATTCACAGAAATCAGGGCAGAGGACAATGCCTCCACTGTGACAGAATTTCTCCTCCTGGGATTTTCTGACCTTCCCAACTTACAAGGGATTCTGTTTGTGATGTTCTCCATAATTTACTTAATCATCGTGATTGGCAATAGTTTCATAATTGTAATAACTAGAATTGATCCTGCACTACAAAAGCCCATGTATTTTTTCCTGGCAAATTTTtctactctggaaatctgttatGTATCAGTCACTCTTCCTAGGATTCTGTTCAACATTGCTACTCAAGACAGAAACATTTCTGTCCTCAGCTGTGCCACACAGATGTGTTTCTTCCTTATGCTGGGAGCCACTGAGTGTTTCCTGCTGGCGGTGAtgtcctatgaccgctatgtggccatctgcaaccCTCTGCACTATCCTCTGGTCATGAACCCAACAAAGTGCACTCAGCTGGCAGCAGGCTCCTGGCTTGGAGGCATCCCAGTCCAGATAGGACAAACCTGtcagatattctctctacatttcTGCAGTTCTAACCAAATAGAGCACTTCTTCTGTGACTTACCGCCCATTCTCAAGCTGGCCTGTGGGGACACTTCAATGCATGAGCTGTCTGTCTACCTAGTGGCTATGCTCTTTGTCGCTTTCCCTTTCACACTGATTCTTGCCTCTTATAGCAAAATCATTGCCACCATCCTGAGGTTGCCAACTGCCACAGGACGGGCAAAAGCCTTCTCAACATGTTCTTCCCACTTAGTTGTGgtgtttctgttttttggatCAGCAACTGTTACCTACCTGAGGCCAAAGTCCACCCATTCTCCAGGAACTGACAAACTGCTCTCTCTGTTCTACACCATTGTGACTCCCATGTTTAATCCACTGATATACAGCCTTCGGAACAAGGAGGTGATTGCTGCACTGAGAAAGATGTTACTTATAAAGTAA